A region of Actinomycetota bacterium DNA encodes the following proteins:
- the aceE gene encoding pyruvate dehydrogenase (acetyl-transferring), homodimeric type, translating into MTTSPDRDSLLANAISTQYFDSNPEETREWRESLDALIAKHGEHRARQIMLSLLKHSAHSNVGMPNITTTDYINTIAPDEQPEFPGNEEYERRIRAYTRWNAAIMVHRAQRPGVGVGGHISTYASSALLYEVGFNHFFKGSDHAGGGDQIFFQGHASPGMYSRAYLEGRLSEERLDSFRQELSGAPHGLPSYPHPRLMPEFWQFPTVSMGLGPLNAIYQARFNRYLQHRGIRDTSEQHVWAFLGDGEMDEVESLGALGIAAREGLDNLTFVINCNLQRLDGPVRGNGKIIQELEAHFRGAGWNVIKVVWGSGWDELLAKDTDGALIDLMNRTPDGDFQTFKTESGAFVRDNFFGRDPRTKALVSDWSDEKIWGLRRGGHDVKKLYAAYAAALAHKGTPTVILAKTIKGWTLGSHFEGRNATHQMKKLTVDDLRKFRDTLEIPVADDQLDPYLPPYFHPGQDHPHIQYLHERRAALGGYTPARRGKSRALTLPGDELYQDVKGGSGNQLVATTMAFVRLLRDLLRDPNIGKRIVPIIPDEARTFGMDSFFPTLKIYSPHGQQYMSVDRELMLSYKESEVGQILHEGINEAGSVASWTAVATSYSTQDEPMIPIYIFYSMFGFQRTGDAFWLAGDQMARGFVLGATAGRTTLNGEGLQHEDGHSHLLAATNPAVVSYDPAFSFEIAHIMQDGLRRMYGEDSENIYYYLTVYNEPIAQPAEPENVDVAGILRGLYLYAPGKQDGPKAHVLASGVAVPWALEAQQILANEWGVSADIWSVTSWNELRRDGLEVDRHNLLNPNDKRTAYVAEKLAGINGPVIAVSDYMRAVQDQIREWVPTDFVSLGTDGWGMSDTRGALRRHFLVDAQSIVVRTLTALAKRGEVESHVLQEAIDRYQLADPKAANAGNTEGGG; encoded by the coding sequence GTGACTACTAGTCCAGATCGCGATTCGCTACTGGCTAACGCCATCTCTACTCAATATTTCGATAGCAATCCAGAAGAGACTCGAGAATGGCGCGAATCACTTGATGCACTTATTGCAAAACACGGTGAACACCGCGCTAGGCAGATTATGTTGTCGTTGCTGAAACACTCCGCGCATAGCAACGTCGGTATGCCAAACATTACGACCACCGATTACATCAACACTATTGCGCCAGATGAACAGCCAGAATTTCCAGGCAATGAAGAGTATGAACGACGCATTCGGGCCTACACCCGGTGGAATGCGGCAATTATGGTGCATCGTGCCCAACGACCAGGAGTTGGCGTTGGTGGCCACATTTCAACTTATGCGTCCAGTGCTCTGCTGTATGAAGTCGGCTTTAACCATTTCTTCAAAGGTTCCGATCATGCTGGTGGTGGCGATCAGATTTTCTTCCAGGGTCATGCCTCGCCTGGCATGTATTCTCGTGCCTACCTAGAAGGTCGTCTTAGCGAAGAGCGGCTCGACTCATTCCGTCAAGAACTTTCGGGTGCCCCACATGGCTTGCCAAGCTATCCACATCCAAGATTAATGCCCGAGTTTTGGCAGTTCCCAACGGTCTCTATGGGTCTTGGTCCGCTCAACGCGATCTACCAAGCAAGATTCAACCGCTATTTGCAGCACCGTGGCATAAGGGACACTTCTGAACAGCACGTCTGGGCGTTCCTTGGTGATGGTGAAATGGATGAAGTTGAATCGCTTGGAGCGCTAGGCATCGCTGCCCGAGAAGGGCTAGACAATTTAACTTTCGTTATTAACTGCAACTTGCAACGACTTGATGGTCCAGTGCGCGGCAACGGAAAAATCATTCAGGAACTTGAGGCGCACTTCCGCGGTGCAGGTTGGAATGTAATCAAAGTTGTCTGGGGAAGTGGCTGGGACGAACTGCTGGCTAAAGATACTGACGGTGCACTTATCGACTTAATGAATCGCACACCTGATGGTGACTTCCAAACTTTCAAGACTGAAAGTGGAGCTTTCGTTCGGGATAATTTCTTTGGCCGCGATCCTCGCACAAAGGCATTGGTTTCCGACTGGTCGGATGAAAAAATCTGGGGACTGCGTCGTGGCGGTCACGATGTAAAGAAGCTTTACGCTGCCTACGCAGCTGCGTTAGCGCATAAGGGAACGCCTACAGTAATTTTGGCTAAGACCATTAAAGGTTGGACCCTTGGTTCACACTTCGAAGGTCGCAATGCCACACACCAAATGAAGAAACTCACGGTCGACGATTTGCGTAAGTTCCGCGACACTCTGGAAATCCCTGTTGCAGACGATCAGCTCGATCCTTACTTGCCACCGTATTTTCATCCTGGACAGGACCATCCACACATCCAGTATTTACACGAACGTCGAGCAGCTCTTGGTGGATACACTCCAGCGCGCCGAGGCAAATCAAGGGCGTTGACCTTGCCTGGTGATGAGTTGTATCAGGATGTTAAAGGTGGTTCAGGCAACCAACTTGTGGCCACCACGATGGCTTTTGTCCGGCTGTTGCGTGACTTGCTACGCGATCCAAATATCGGTAAGCGGATTGTCCCGATCATTCCAGACGAAGCTCGAACTTTCGGCATGGATAGCTTCTTCCCGACGCTAAAGATTTATTCTCCTCACGGCCAGCAGTACATGTCTGTTGATCGCGAACTGATGCTTTCTTACAAAGAATCTGAAGTTGGACAAATTTTGCACGAAGGAATCAACGAGGCTGGATCGGTTGCCTCGTGGACTGCGGTAGCCACCAGCTACTCGACACAAGACGAGCCCATGATTCCGATTTACATTTTCTATTCCATGTTTGGCTTCCAGCGCACCGGGGATGCATTCTGGCTCGCTGGTGATCAGATGGCTCGTGGCTTCGTTTTAGGCGCAACCGCTGGTCGCACCACGCTAAATGGTGAAGGCTTACAGCATGAAGATGGACATTCACATCTGCTGGCTGCCACAAACCCTGCTGTGGTTTCTTACGATCCGGCCTTCAGTTTTGAAATCGCGCACATCATGCAAGATGGACTACGCCGCATGTACGGTGAAGATTCTGAAAACATCTACTACTACTTAACCGTCTACAACGAGCCCATTGCGCAACCAGCTGAACCTGAAAATGTTGATGTAGCCGGCATTTTGCGCGGTCTTTATCTGTATGCACCGGGTAAGCAGGATGGACCCAAGGCACATGTGTTGGCATCGGGCGTGGCTGTGCCTTGGGCACTTGAGGCGCAACAGATTTTGGCTAACGAGTGGGGCGTATCTGCTGACATTTGGTCTGTTACCTCATGGAATGAACTTCGCCGCGATGGACTAGAAGTTGACCGCCACAACTTACTTAATCCCAACGACAAGCGCACTGCTTATGTTGCAGAAAAACTTGCGGGCATCAACGGCCCGGTAATTGCGGTCTCGGACTACATGCGTGCGGTCCAAGACCAGATTCGTGAGTGGGTACCGACAGATTTTGTTTCGCTAGGAACAGACGGTTGGGGTATGTCAGATACGCGCGGCGCACTTCGTCGTCACTTCTTGGTTGATGCCCAGAGTATTGTTGTCCGGACTCTAACCGCACTAGCAAAGCGTGGTGAAGTCGAGTCCCATGTACTGCAAGAAGCGATTGACCGGTATCAACTAGCCGATCCAAAGGCCGCCAATGCGGGTAACACTGAAGGTGGCGGCTGA
- a CDS encoding dioxygenase, giving the protein MGLAANDELLPALYIGHGAPPLVDDPIWKGELAALTQSMAKPKAILIVSAHWESAPLTVGATDFATPLIYDFSGFDPKYYNLEYQSPDSSELLNLLGSILPTETRLNQQKNRGLDHGAFVPLLAMYPDADIPVLQMSIPTHKPDELIELGKRLATLREHGVLIIGSGFLTHGLPFLRDWRIEAVPPSWSIEFDHWAREAIARADLDTLVNYRELAPGMPYAHPTVEHLSPLFVTLGASADMNTAADVVIDGYWMGLAKTSVQVS; this is encoded by the coding sequence ATGGGTCTTGCTGCGAATGATGAATTGTTGCCAGCCTTGTACATCGGTCATGGTGCGCCGCCGCTGGTGGATGATCCAATTTGGAAAGGCGAGTTGGCGGCCCTTACTCAATCCATGGCCAAGCCAAAAGCAATCCTGATTGTTTCAGCACACTGGGAGTCAGCGCCGCTAACTGTCGGTGCTACAGATTTCGCTACGCCACTTATTTATGATTTCAGTGGCTTTGATCCAAAGTATTACAACCTTGAGTACCAGTCACCTGATTCAAGTGAGTTACTCAATTTGCTCGGTAGCATACTTCCCACTGAAACGAGATTGAACCAACAGAAAAATCGTGGCTTGGACCATGGGGCCTTCGTACCATTGTTGGCTATGTATCCAGATGCAGACATTCCGGTCTTGCAAATGTCGATCCCAACGCATAAGCCAGACGAGTTAATCGAACTCGGAAAGCGGTTAGCAACGCTTCGAGAGCACGGCGTCTTGATTATCGGTAGCGGTTTTCTCACTCACGGCCTGCCATTTCTTCGGGACTGGCGAATCGAGGCTGTGCCACCTAGTTGGAGCATCGAATTTGATCATTGGGCACGCGAGGCAATTGCCAGAGCAGATTTGGATACCCTAGTGAACTATCGAGAGTTAGCGCCAGGCATGCCGTATGCCCATCCGACCGTTGAACATCTATCACCCTTATTTGTTACCCTTGGCGCTAGTGCGGATATGAATACTGCAGCCGATGTCGTAATTGACGGTTACTGGATGGGCCTTGCCAAAACCTCTGTACAAGTTTCCTAA
- a CDS encoding peroxiredoxin has product MSSLVGQEAPDFTLKNQFGQEVTLSDYRGKKNVVLVFFPMAFTGICTDELCELRDRKQIFESEDVQVLGISCDSSAAQKVFADQEGISYPLLADYWPHGAVASSFGSFNEQLGFAIRGTFVIDKLGIVRWAVINGPGEARNADDYESALANLD; this is encoded by the coding sequence ATGTCATCGTTAGTTGGGCAAGAGGCTCCAGATTTCACATTAAAGAATCAATTTGGACAGGAAGTAACCCTGTCTGATTACCGAGGCAAAAAGAATGTCGTTTTAGTTTTCTTCCCAATGGCATTTACCGGCATCTGTACAGACGAGTTGTGTGAGTTGCGCGATCGTAAACAGATTTTTGAAAGTGAGGATGTGCAAGTCCTAGGCATCTCTTGCGATAGTTCTGCTGCCCAAAAAGTTTTTGCTGATCAGGAAGGTATTTCTTATCCACTACTTGCGGATTATTGGCCACATGGTGCAGTGGCAAGCTCATTTGGATCATTTAATGAGCAACTAGGATTTGCAATCCGCGGAACTTTTGTGATCGATAAATTGGGCATCGTACGATGGGCAGTTATCAATGGCCCAGGTGAAGCTCGAAATGCCGATGATTACGAATCCGCACTTGCCAACCTCGATTAA
- a CDS encoding DUF3445 domain-containing protein, whose product MPKNFDQYLPLDGRPFTISMGLRALNLENWLERDDNYGDEIALKRKLYAEQAEQVFAVLPEGLVGSTETLELISNQLSHCDVSNQVFEPELHPLHSASLLVQEDLCVMSKLAGQWKLTAASVCFPSRWDLTEKIGTSLAQIHAPVPHYAQRIGPATDAMFDKFDVERPVWRLNWTILDNPELFQPRVISGELDPESSLAQFAQNLYLRIERQTLRVLPVSKDVLFTIRTYVDSLAAIAQRYPEFQANIAQTLQAVSPETRTYKGWDRLWDKLQDWSAATQ is encoded by the coding sequence GACCATTCACGATTTCCATGGGATTGCGGGCACTAAATCTGGAAAATTGGCTCGAACGCGATGATAACTATGGCGATGAGATTGCCTTAAAGCGAAAACTATATGCCGAACAGGCCGAGCAGGTTTTTGCCGTCCTACCAGAGGGCCTGGTGGGCAGCACTGAGACTCTGGAACTTATCAGTAATCAACTAAGCCACTGCGATGTATCAAATCAGGTGTTCGAACCCGAGTTGCACCCACTACATTCGGCAAGCTTGCTGGTACAAGAAGACTTGTGCGTCATGTCGAAGTTGGCTGGCCAGTGGAAGCTAACTGCTGCCTCGGTTTGCTTTCCTAGTCGCTGGGACCTGACTGAGAAAATTGGCACCTCCCTTGCACAAATTCATGCACCAGTTCCGCATTATGCCCAGCGCATCGGGCCGGCTACTGATGCGATGTTCGACAAGTTTGATGTCGAGCGTCCAGTCTGGCGATTGAATTGGACCATTCTGGACAATCCCGAACTATTTCAGCCCCGGGTAATCAGTGGCGAGCTTGATCCAGAGTCCTCGCTTGCGCAGTTTGCCCAAAATCTCTACCTACGCATCGAGCGTCAAACTTTGCGGGTATTGCCAGTTTCCAAGGATGTGCTATTTACGATTCGAACCTATGTAGATTCACTGGCAGCTATTGCGCAACGCTATCCAGAATTTCAGGCAAATATCGCCCAAACCCTGCAGGCGGTCAGCCCAGAGACGCGAACCTATAAAGGCTGGGACCGCCTCTGGGATAAGTTGCAGGACTGGTCGGCGGCGACACAGTAA
- a CDS encoding beta-ketoacyl-[acyl-carrier-protein] synthase family protein — protein MSRTVVVTGLGATTPLGGDVPTTWAGLLAGKSGAILLTEERFAELPARIAAPVAVDPSEVLEAHQIRKMDRSQQLALIAAREAWADAGAPGVDQERLGVAVATGVGGAVSLMEQYEILQTKGPSRVSPMTVPMLMPNGPAAVLGLEFGAMAGVHTPVSACASGAEAIGYGAEMIRTGRADVVICGGTEGCIHPLTLAAFGAMRALSTRHDDPASASRPFDVNRDGFVMSEGAGIVVLESAEHAAARGAKVYGIYGGQGLAADAHHIAQPEPEGRGVMLAINRALVDSDLTPSDIVHINAHATSTPAGDVAEAKAVRKVLGLHADHASVTAVKGATGHLLGGAGSLAAIATILALKDRVAPPIANLTDVDPEVDIDVIVKEPRNLPAGDIAGMSNSFGFGGHDVVLTFKSN, from the coding sequence ATGAGTCGCACCGTTGTCGTAACGGGTCTTGGAGCTACTACCCCACTAGGTGGTGACGTTCCAACAACTTGGGCTGGGTTGCTTGCCGGTAAGTCTGGGGCAATCCTTTTAACCGAAGAAAGGTTTGCTGAGTTGCCAGCGCGCATCGCTGCACCGGTAGCAGTGGATCCCAGTGAAGTTTTGGAAGCACACCAAATCCGAAAGATGGACCGCTCACAGCAACTAGCGCTGATTGCTGCTCGTGAAGCTTGGGCAGATGCTGGCGCTCCAGGGGTAGACCAAGAGAGGCTCGGCGTTGCGGTGGCTACCGGAGTTGGTGGTGCTGTGTCGCTGATGGAGCAGTACGAAATTCTTCAAACTAAAGGTCCGTCGCGCGTCTCGCCGATGACCGTGCCGATGCTCATGCCAAATGGCCCAGCGGCAGTTCTCGGCTTAGAGTTTGGCGCAATGGCTGGAGTTCATACTCCGGTTTCAGCATGCGCATCTGGTGCTGAGGCAATTGGCTACGGTGCTGAGATGATTCGCACCGGGCGCGCTGATGTCGTAATCTGCGGAGGAACTGAAGGTTGCATCCATCCACTTACCTTGGCAGCCTTCGGTGCAATGCGCGCACTCTCAACCCGCCATGATGATCCAGCAAGTGCGTCACGTCCGTTTGATGTGAACCGCGATGGATTTGTCATGAGCGAAGGGGCCGGCATTGTTGTCTTAGAGTCGGCAGAACATGCCGCTGCTCGTGGCGCAAAAGTTTATGGAATCTACGGTGGTCAAGGTTTGGCTGCTGACGCCCATCACATTGCGCAGCCAGAACCAGAAGGTCGTGGCGTAATGTTGGCGATAAATCGGGCTCTTGTTGATTCAGACTTAACGCCTAGTGATATCGTTCACATCAATGCCCATGCCACAAGTACGCCGGCTGGCGATGTTGCTGAGGCTAAGGCAGTGCGCAAAGTTCTTGGCTTGCATGCTGATCATGCAAGCGTTACCGCGGTGAAGGGCGCAACCGGCCACCTGCTTGGCGGCGCAGGTTCCCTGGCTGCGATTGCGACAATTCTTGCACTCAAAGATCGTGTAGCACCGCCAATAGCTAACTTGACCGATGTTGATCCAGAAGTTGATATCGATGTAATAGTTAAAGAGCCACGAAACTTGCCTGCCGGTGATATTGCTGGGATGAGCAATTCATTTGGTTTTGGTGGGCACGATGTTGTGCTGACCTTTAAGAGCAACTAG
- a CDS encoding acyltransferase domain-containing protein: MLAVVAPGQGSQTPGFLTPWLEVPRFKDRMRWLGTVAGLDLVTHGTVSDADTIKDTSIAQPLIASVGMVSLLELFPNRGQALQQVSVGAGHSMGEITAATAAHVLSAEQAMVFIRERANAMAKAAAVTPTGMTAVLGGNRADVLATIKKLGLTAANDNGGGQIVAAGTLDELAVLAANPPEGARIRPLAVAGAFHTNHMAPAVKVLANHAKAISTEDSRINLLSNADGTVVHDGRTVLRHLVRQVSHPVRWDLCMQTMLDLGVTGLIELPPAGILAGLAKRGMPGVETFTLNTPEDLPAATEFVAKHGTPSNIKDLPTWRVVLSPIKGVFERICTAEVGTELDENTRIGVVHADGETYPVEAPYGGKIGEWLVADGAEVNPGELIVRLKPGSEAW; this comes from the coding sequence GTGCTTGCAGTTGTTGCCCCAGGTCAAGGATCCCAAACCCCCGGTTTTTTGACCCCTTGGCTAGAGGTTCCGCGCTTTAAGGATCGCATGCGTTGGCTCGGTACTGTGGCGGGTCTGGATTTGGTAACGCACGGCACTGTCAGTGATGCCGACACTATCAAGGACACATCTATTGCCCAGCCCCTGATTGCCAGCGTGGGCATGGTTTCCCTACTTGAGCTTTTCCCGAATCGTGGTCAAGCGCTACAGCAGGTAAGTGTTGGCGCTGGTCACAGCATGGGTGAAATTACTGCTGCGACAGCGGCTCATGTGCTCAGCGCCGAACAGGCCATGGTTTTTATTCGCGAACGCGCCAATGCCATGGCTAAAGCAGCAGCCGTAACCCCGACCGGTATGACCGCGGTGCTGGGTGGCAATCGTGCTGATGTATTAGCAACAATCAAAAAACTAGGTTTAACTGCAGCAAACGATAACGGTGGTGGCCAGATAGTAGCCGCCGGAACTCTAGACGAACTTGCTGTCTTAGCGGCTAACCCCCCGGAAGGTGCCCGGATTCGCCCACTTGCGGTTGCTGGGGCGTTTCACACAAACCACATGGCGCCGGCAGTTAAAGTCCTGGCTAACCATGCAAAGGCAATTAGCACTGAGGATTCGCGAATTAACCTGCTCTCAAATGCCGATGGCACGGTGGTGCATGATGGTCGCACGGTGTTACGCCATCTTGTTCGCCAGGTTAGCCATCCTGTTCGCTGGGATCTGTGTATGCAGACCATGCTTGACCTAGGGGTAACTGGCCTAATTGAGCTGCCCCCGGCCGGAATTCTGGCTGGCCTGGCAAAGCGCGGTATGCCTGGCGTAGAGACCTTCACACTCAACACTCCTGAAGATTTGCCAGCGGCTACCGAGTTTGTGGCTAAACATGGAACCCCTAGCAACATCAAAGACTTGCCTACCTGGCGTGTGGTGCTCTCGCCGATAAAAGGGGTATTCGAGCGCATTTGCACTGCTGAAGTTGGCACCGAACTCGATGAAAACACCCGTATTGGAGTGGTGCATGCCGATGGCGAGACTTACCCAGTTGAAGCCCCTTACGGCGGCAAGATCGGCGAATGGTTGGTTGCTGATGGTGCTGAGGTAAATCCAGGTGAACTCATTGTTCGACTCAAGCCAGGCAGTGAAGCATGGTAG
- a CDS encoding PucR family transcriptional regulator: MTESSLYLSAERLDAERSVLARRVHRMTGALTSSAMSRMEDSVPWFQALSANERASVGSIVEAGVNSFVDWFGSERINTSDVGGLFANAPRELARALTLQQTVELVRTIMSVVEESVAEIAGDNRIRQAYLRESLLRYSREIAFAAAEVFASAAESRGAWDARLQDLMLDAIVSAEPEHTIESRASAAGWHIDQPVTTLVGPVPQSRMPVETHIEQIRRTARNQNLDVLVGIQSNQMIIVLGASAEKYLSTTKIKPFLTHFGPGTIINGPIVANIRIANASVQPALSAYRATALVKPTDRVLSHDELISARVLTGDREALQPLITKLNNELREDVRETLATYLEQAPTIEGCARQLFVHVNTVRYRLKRVGEVTGFDPLSPQDALTLRLALMLGRLG, from the coding sequence ATGACTGAGTCTTCGCTGTATTTGAGTGCCGAGCGCTTAGATGCCGAGCGCAGTGTTCTGGCTCGTCGAGTACACCGCATGACTGGCGCTCTAACAAGTTCAGCAATGTCTCGGATGGAAGATTCTGTCCCTTGGTTTCAGGCACTGTCTGCCAACGAACGCGCATCAGTTGGCTCAATCGTCGAAGCGGGCGTCAATTCATTTGTTGACTGGTTTGGCTCTGAGCGCATCAATACCTCAGATGTCGGTGGTTTGTTTGCCAATGCTCCGCGAGAACTTGCCCGAGCCTTGACTCTGCAACAGACCGTTGAGTTGGTGCGCACCATCATGTCGGTAGTTGAAGAATCGGTCGCCGAAATCGCCGGTGACAACCGGATTCGGCAGGCCTACCTGCGTGAATCTTTATTGCGCTACTCGCGCGAAATCGCATTTGCTGCCGCAGAAGTATTCGCCAGTGCTGCTGAGTCAAGAGGTGCCTGGGATGCGCGACTTCAGGATTTGATGCTTGATGCCATCGTCTCAGCTGAGCCCGAACATACAATCGAATCGCGAGCATCGGCTGCCGGCTGGCACATCGATCAGCCAGTTACTACTTTGGTCGGCCCTGTCCCCCAAAGTCGAATGCCCGTCGAAACTCATATCGAGCAGATTCGTCGCACTGCGCGAAATCAGAATTTGGATGTCTTAGTCGGCATCCAGAGTAACCAAATGATTATTGTGCTCGGGGCAAGTGCAGAGAAGTATCTCTCGACAACAAAAATAAAACCATTTCTCACCCACTTCGGTCCAGGAACAATCATCAATGGACCGATTGTTGCCAATATCAGGATTGCTAACGCAAGTGTGCAGCCAGCGTTGTCCGCTTACCGAGCAACTGCGCTTGTGAAGCCTACTGACCGGGTGCTCAGTCACGATGAACTTATTTCAGCTCGTGTGCTAACTGGTGATCGAGAAGCATTGCAACCGCTGATTACAAAGTTGAATAACGAACTGCGCGAAGACGTGCGCGAAACTCTAGCTACTTACCTCGAGCAAGCCCCAACAATCGAGGGCTGTGCTCGGCAACTCTTTGTCCATGTGAACACCGTGCGCTATCGTCTCAAGCGAGTCGGCGAGGTAACGGGCTTTGACCCTCTGAGTCCACAAGACGCTTTAACTCTGCGGTTGGCGCTAATGTTGGGGAGATTGGGCTAG
- a CDS encoding DUF3052 domain-containing protein, translating into MSSQEGATQGLAGKFGFTEGLVIQQVGFADDCEQAVSEAVATVAELVDESYEDVVDGVLLWFRADDGDLVDALMDALVELTETGVIWLMTPKVGRPGHIEPSDIADAAPTVGLATTSTINAAADWQGTRLVSHKARR; encoded by the coding sequence GTGAGTTCGCAAGAAGGGGCAACCCAAGGGTTGGCAGGTAAATTCGGTTTTACCGAGGGACTAGTAATCCAGCAAGTTGGATTCGCAGATGACTGCGAACAGGCAGTCTCAGAAGCGGTGGCAACAGTTGCCGAACTGGTTGATGAATCGTACGAGGACGTCGTTGACGGCGTACTGCTTTGGTTTCGCGCCGATGATGGCGATTTGGTCGACGCGCTGATGGACGCGCTAGTTGAGCTGACTGAAACTGGCGTCATTTGGTTAATGACGCCAAAAGTTGGCAGGCCCGGCCACATTGAGCCGAGCGACATCGCGGACGCAGCCCCAACTGTTGGGCTAGCCACCACCAGCACCATCAATGCAGCTGCCGATTGGCAGGGCACTCGATTGGTCTCACATAAAGCGCGCCGTTAA
- a CDS encoding acyl carrier protein, translating into MSQEDVLAGLASIVNEVAGIPAESVEMEKSFVDDLDVDSLSMVEVVMLCEEKFGVTIPDSEVKNLNTVADAVNYITANKQ; encoded by the coding sequence ATGTCACAGGAAGACGTATTAGCCGGTTTGGCTTCTATCGTGAACGAAGTTGCTGGCATTCCAGCAGAAAGCGTTGAGATGGAAAAGTCTTTTGTTGATGACCTAGACGTTGACTCATTGTCAATGGTTGAAGTTGTCATGTTGTGCGAAGAGAAGTTTGGCGTAACCATTCCAGACTCAGAGGTTAAGAACCTAAACACTGTTGCCGACGCAGTAAATTACATCACTGCGAACAAGCAGTAA
- a CDS encoding DUF3145 family protein, whose amino-acid sequence MATSATTRGVIFIHSTPRALCAHLEWAIGNVLGSQVNLEWVDQPVVNQAVRSELSWAGAPEVTERLVSALRAFPHIRFEVTQEPCQGFDGQRYVCTPSLGILRTPMGVYGQAYVEEDKARSAVNTAVAEGKSLTEVLDELLGGPWDRELEPFRNASEAMSVRWLHQVG is encoded by the coding sequence ATGGCGACATCAGCGACAACCCGAGGTGTGATTTTCATTCACAGCACCCCGCGGGCATTATGCGCTCATTTAGAGTGGGCGATTGGCAATGTACTTGGCAGCCAAGTCAATCTCGAATGGGTTGACCAGCCGGTGGTTAATCAAGCAGTTCGCTCCGAACTATCTTGGGCCGGTGCCCCTGAAGTAACAGAGCGTCTAGTTTCCGCGCTTCGCGCATTTCCACACATTCGATTTGAAGTAACCCAAGAACCCTGTCAAGGCTTTGACGGTCAACGCTATGTCTGCACGCCATCGCTTGGCATTTTGCGCACGCCCATGGGGGTTTATGGACAGGCATATGTTGAGGAAGATAAGGCCAGATCTGCTGTTAATACCGCAGTTGCTGAAGGTAAGTCACTTACCGAAGTGCTAGATGAACTTTTAGGCGGGCCTTGGGATCGAGAACTCGAGCCGTTTCGAAATGCCAGCGAAGCCATGAGTGTTCGCTGGCTCCATCAAGTTGGCTAG
- a CDS encoding ketoacyl-ACP synthase III, with protein MVVIATPHATSHAGLLGLGSYRPTRVVPNTELVARIESSDEWIRERSGIIERRYAAPEETVSSMAMAAALAALADAKVSASEIDLVVLATFTHRYATPSAAAEVSAAIGATNAAAVDVGAACAGFAYAIGLADAAVRAGTAKKVLVVGSEKISEVIDFDDRGTAFLFGDGAGAVVIGQTAEQGIGPTVWGADGSQMEAIIMSPDTFTAGREKTNSVLTMQGQTVFRWAISSMGDVCQRALAAAQVTPADIKAFVPHQANMRITNALVKTLGFPETVAIARDIESAGNTSAASIPLALDRLREQGEVASGDLVLLVGFGAGLAFAAQVARVP; from the coding sequence ATGGTAGTAATCGCCACACCCCACGCGACTTCGCATGCGGGACTGCTCGGACTTGGAAGTTACCGACCCACTCGAGTTGTTCCTAACACCGAGCTAGTAGCGCGAATTGAGTCGTCTGATGAGTGGATTCGCGAGCGCTCTGGCATCATCGAACGCCGCTATGCCGCCCCCGAAGAAACAGTTTCTAGTATGGCAATGGCGGCAGCATTGGCTGCGCTTGCCGATGCAAAGGTTTCAGCAAGTGAGATTGATTTGGTTGTGCTAGCAACCTTCACTCATCGTTATGCCACTCCGTCGGCGGCAGCTGAAGTCAGCGCTGCAATCGGAGCGACAAATGCCGCAGCCGTGGATGTTGGCGCGGCTTGTGCTGGCTTTGCTTATGCGATTGGTCTGGCCGACGCAGCAGTGCGCGCTGGCACTGCCAAAAAAGTATTAGTGGTTGGGTCCGAAAAAATTAGCGAAGTCATTGACTTTGATGATCGAGGCACGGCCTTTCTTTTTGGCGATGGCGCTGGCGCAGTTGTGATCGGGCAGACAGCCGAGCAAGGCATCGGGCCCACCGTTTGGGGCGCAGATGGCAGCCAAATGGAGGCCATCATCATGAGCCCAGATACCTTTACCGCGGGCCGAGAAAAGACTAACTCTGTGCTGACCATGCAAGGTCAAACGGTGTTCCGCTGGGCCATTAGTTCGATGGGCGATGTCTGCCAGCGCGCGTTAGCCGCGGCCCAAGTAACTCCGGCAGACATAAAAGCTTTCGTGCCGCATCAAGCCAACATGCGAATAACCAACGCACTTGTTAAGACACTCGGATTCCCAGAAACAGTGGCTATTGCTCGTGACATCGAGTCTGCTGGCAATACTTCTGCTGCTTCTATCCCACTAGCACTAGATCGACTCAGAGAGCAAGGGGAAGTCGCTTCTGGCGACCTAGTCTTGCTCGTTGGATTCGGTGCTGGTCTAGCCTTTGCAGCGCAAGTTGCTCGGGTCCCCTAA